The proteins below come from a single Agrobacterium vitis genomic window:
- a CDS encoding ureidoglycolate lyase codes for MTQPFLPLAIRPLTPEAFAPFGDVIEADPARMRLINGGTTERFHALASPDAVGEGARVVLNIFRGQSRRFPYEIGMMERHPLGSQSFTPLSGRPFLLAVSLDEGGRPGVPQVFLAAPHQGVNYHRNVWHHPLMAIGEVSDFLVADRDGPGNNLEEFFFDQPYLILEPRP; via the coding sequence ATGACCCAGCCATTCCTTCCCCTTGCCATCCGCCCGTTAACCCCTGAAGCCTTCGCTCCCTTCGGTGATGTCATCGAGGCAGATCCCGCCCGGATGCGGCTGATCAATGGCGGTACGACTGAGCGGTTTCATGCTCTGGCCAGCCCCGATGCGGTGGGTGAGGGCGCGCGCGTGGTCCTCAATATCTTTCGCGGTCAGTCGCGTCGCTTTCCCTATGAGATTGGCATGATGGAACGGCATCCGCTTGGCAGCCAAAGCTTTACGCCACTGTCCGGACGCCCGTTCCTGTTGGCGGTTTCGCTGGACGAGGGGGGTCGCCCGGGTGTGCCGCAGGTATTTCTGGCCGCGCCGCATCAGGGTGTGAACTATCACCGCAATGTCTGGCACCATCCATTGATGGCAATCGGTGAGGTTAGCGATTTTCTGGTTGCGGATCGCGACGGGCCGGGAAACAATCTGGAAGAGTTCTTCTTCGACCAGCCCTACCTGATTCTGGAGCCACGCCCATGA
- the uraH gene encoding hydroxyisourate hydrolase, whose amino-acid sequence MTGLTTHVLDTALGRPASGLRIQLMRMNGEEAELIKTVFTNADGRVDGGPILAGEDFRIGQYELLFHAGDYLLTQGAELTDPPFLDVIPIRFGIADPQAHYHVPLLLSPYGYSTYRGS is encoded by the coding sequence ATGACCGGCCTGACCACCCATGTTCTCGACACCGCCTTGGGCCGCCCGGCGTCTGGCCTGCGCATCCAGCTGATGCGGATGAACGGCGAGGAGGCGGAGCTGATCAAGACCGTGTTCACCAATGCCGATGGCCGGGTGGATGGCGGGCCGATCCTGGCTGGCGAGGACTTTCGCATCGGCCAATATGAATTGCTGTTTCATGCCGGTGACTATCTGCTTACCCAGGGGGCGGAACTAACCGATCCGCCGTTTCTGGATGTCATTCCCATTCGCTTCGGCATTGCCGATCCGCAGGCCCATTACCATGTGCCGCTGCTGCTTTCGCCCTACGGCTATTCTACCTATCGCGGGAGCTGA
- a CDS encoding metallophosphoesterase family protein gives MRFAAIADIHGNCLALEAVLADIAAQGIGYDHVVNLGDCFSGPLEAGRTGDLLLLLDLVTVRGNHDRYLIEQDRAAMHSSDAVAYDQLSPRHLQWLQRLPVTTVWRKEVFLCHATPDIDDLYWLESVSPEGLVHLKARAEIEALAEGVGQELILCAHSHLPRAVRLTDGRLIVNPGSVGCPAYDDDVPFYHRVEAGTPLASYAILEKGETGWTVTFRQVPYRHLEMARLAADRGRDDWASGLESGWLA, from the coding sequence ATGCGTTTTGCCGCCATCGCCGATATTCACGGCAATTGTCTGGCTCTGGAAGCGGTGCTGGCCGATATTGCCGCCCAGGGGATTGGCTATGACCATGTCGTCAATCTCGGAGATTGTTTTTCCGGGCCGCTGGAGGCGGGGCGCACCGGCGACCTGCTGCTGTTGCTGGATCTCGTCACCGTCAGGGGCAATCACGACCGCTATCTGATCGAGCAGGACAGGGCGGCGATGCATTCTTCTGATGCGGTTGCTTACGACCAGCTCTCGCCCCGGCATTTGCAATGGCTGCAACGCCTGCCAGTCACCACGGTTTGGCGCAAGGAGGTGTTTCTCTGCCATGCCACGCCTGATATTGACGATCTCTACTGGCTGGAAAGCGTCAGCCCCGAAGGCCTGGTGCATCTGAAGGCCCGCGCCGAAATTGAGGCACTGGCCGAGGGCGTCGGGCAGGAACTGATCCTCTGTGCCCACTCGCATCTGCCGCGTGCGGTGCGGCTTACCGATGGACGGCTGATCGTCAATCCCGGCAGCGTCGGCTGCCCGGCCTATGATGATGACGTACCGTTTTATCACCGGGTGGAAGCTGGAACGCCGCTCGCCTCCTATGCCATTCTGGAAAAGGGTGAGACAGGCTGGACGGTGACGTTCCGGCAAGTGCCTTACCGTCATCTCGAAATGGCCCGGCTGGCGGCGGACAGGGGCCGGGACGATTGGGCAAGCGGGCTGGAAAGCGGCTGGCTCGCCTGA